The following are encoded in a window of Armatimonadota bacterium genomic DNA:
- a CDS encoding trypsin-like peptidase domain-containing protein: protein MPLRTNGVIWLRMPSFLLTFSIILAVLISLLLPKYFGLAASLPSDIAQQNSILPILEKSFSEIAQRVEPGVVSITAVRPPDLRGNLRENSESLDKYSQGFLHPEYSSNTTNKFSGNFTVQSETANGSGTIIRRDGRNFYILTNYHVVANSYAVSVRLADDTDLKGIVVGVDPATDLAVVRVSSPRLSDENVLPLGDSDKVKVGSWVLAVGSPFGFEHTLTFGIISALQRQLEDEDTQYLNLIQTDAAINKGNSGGPLLDMEGRVIGINTAIASPTGGFIGLGFAIPINDAKEILDELITNGRVVRGWLGIGIQQLTPVLAEYYNVKSGVLVAYVDEKGPASFAGLKSEDIIISYGGVPINNVADLKRLVAHTEPRNRVTLAIVRDGKEINISVRVRESPKTPKARPTAPETFEKLTPGFQTRAMTPAMAKRIGLDVVMGVIVTQVEPGSAAQAAGLEVGDVILALNGKSVGGFRQFAEMWADIQVGDIVVMRVLRDGLPRIIGFRWE from the coding sequence ATGCCACTGCGTACGAACGGCGTCATTTGGCTGCGAATGCCCTCTTTTCTTTTAACCTTTTCCATAATCCTTGCCGTCTTGATTTCACTTTTGTTGCCAAAATATTTCGGATTGGCGGCAAGTTTGCCCTCTGACATTGCTCAGCAGAATTCAATCCTCCCGATTCTTGAGAAGTCATTTAGCGAAATTGCCCAACGCGTGGAACCAGGCGTGGTTAGCATAACTGCAGTACGCCCTCCGGATTTGAGGGGGAACCTTCGCGAGAATTCAGAATCACTTGACAAGTACTCCCAAGGTTTCTTACATCCTGAGTATTCTTCTAACACTACGAATAAGTTCTCAGGCAATTTTACTGTTCAATCTGAAACTGCAAACGGTTCTGGCACCATAATTCGACGAGATGGACGCAACTTCTATATCCTAACAAATTATCACGTTGTTGCGAATTCGTATGCCGTTTCTGTAAGGCTTGCTGATGATACTGATTTGAAGGGCATAGTTGTTGGTGTAGACCCAGCAACAGATTTGGCAGTCGTACGGGTATCTTCGCCAAGGTTGAGCGATGAGAATGTTTTACCGCTAGGTGATTCTGATAAGGTTAAGGTTGGTTCCTGGGTTCTGGCTGTCGGCAGTCCGTTTGGTTTCGAGCATACGCTTACTTTTGGCATAATAAGTGCTCTTCAGCGCCAACTTGAAGACGAGGATACTCAGTATCTCAATCTAATACAGACTGATGCGGCCATCAACAAAGGCAATAGTGGCGGGCCGCTTCTTGATATGGAAGGCAGAGTAATTGGCATAAATACCGCGATTGCATCCCCGACGGGCGGTTTTATTGGTTTGGGGTTTGCAATTCCAATCAACGATGCGAAGGAGATACTGGATGAGCTTATCACCAATGGTCGAGTTGTGCGGGGCTGGCTTGGTATTGGTATACAGCAGCTCACCCCGGTGCTTGCGGAGTATTACAATGTTAAAAGTGGAGTTCTTGTGGCTTATGTGGATGAGAAAGGTCCTGCTTCTTTTGCTGGCCTTAAGAGTGAGGATATTATTATCTCCTATGGTGGAGTTCCAATCAATAATGTAGCAGACCTCAAGCGTTTGGTGGCTCATACTGAACCTAGAAACCGGGTAACCCTTGCAATAGTGAGGGACGGGAAGGAAATAAATATATCAGTCCGAGTGAGGGAATCGCCGAAAACGCCAAAGGCACGTCCAACCGCACCTGAAACCTTTGAGAAGTTGACTCCTGGATTCCAGACTAGGGCGATGACTCCGGCGATGGCAAAACGAATTGGTTTGGACGTTGTTATGGGAGTGATTGTTACGCAGGTAGAGCCGGGGTCTGCGGCGCAGGCAGCAGGTCTTGAGGTTGGCGACGTAATATTAGCGCTCAATGGCAAGTCTGTTGGAGGATTCCGCCAGTTTGCCGAGATGTGGGCGGATATTCAAGTTGGGGATATAGTCGTTATGCGCGTTTTGCGTGATGGGTTGCCACGGATAATCGGATTCCGTTGGGAGTAA
- a CDS encoding S8 family peptidase: MKSIRYASILAIYFLILPTLCFALPWKHSLPRHEKYVPGEILVQFRKGAPADKIIKEHGASVKEVIPRINVYRLRLPKGKTIEEAQAEFSRNPHVNFASPNHIIHADLFPNDELFFLQWGLYNSYGRCDIHAPEAWDINTGSDSIIIAIIDTGIDSSHPDLAGKIVAGYNAIDGSSNTEDDHMHGTFVSGIAAAWGDDYTGIAGVNWNALLMPIKVLNADGYGEEADAAEGIIWAVEHGAKVINMSIGTYLHVPALEAAVNEAWAAGCVLTAASGNDGLDDRTDPHYPSYYPATISVGATNEYDMRCTAADWGEGGSNYGDSLDVMAPGSFIISSVPWWYWSWLFDGYEILSGTSASTPFVSGLAALIWSAHPDWTNQQVRDQIEQTCDDIGTTGWDRYTGWGRINAYRALSEAFETYSTIGELWNAEIGEFVKLSAKPVTAGTAQFGDRFYIEEPDRSAGIMVYYGQSVTTPTSIGDLVEVAGELYTAKPEDFPNGELAIINPRVTIVGNGITVAPLGISNKDVGGQELGYRGITGGIGLPNTGLLVKTWGKVTSVGRNFIYIDDGSNLDDGSGLTGLKVYTAGTPSVKRNDFVSVTGISTIEIPAYTEIRIPVIRARQPADIKKLN; encoded by the coding sequence ATGAAAAGCATTAGATACGCTTCAATATTAGCCATTTACTTCTTGATTCTGCCCACCCTTTGCTTTGCACTACCATGGAAGCATTCGCTTCCAAGACATGAGAAATACGTACCTGGCGAAATACTTGTGCAATTTCGAAAAGGTGCGCCAGCAGATAAGATAATTAAAGAACACGGTGCTTCCGTCAAAGAAGTTATCCCGCGGATTAATGTATACCGCCTCCGTCTGCCAAAAGGGAAAACAATCGAAGAAGCGCAAGCCGAGTTTTCACGTAACCCTCATGTAAACTTCGCTAGCCCGAACCATATAATACACGCCGATTTGTTTCCAAACGACGAGCTTTTCTTCCTGCAATGGGGTCTTTATAACAGCTATGGGCGATGCGATATACATGCCCCTGAGGCATGGGATATAAACACTGGCTCAGATAGCATAATAATTGCAATAATAGACACAGGCATAGACTCCAGCCACCCTGACTTAGCAGGTAAGATTGTCGCTGGCTACAATGCGATTGATGGTTCGTCAAATACAGAAGACGACCATATGCATGGTACTTTTGTATCAGGAATTGCCGCCGCGTGGGGAGATGACTACACGGGAATAGCCGGAGTTAATTGGAATGCCCTTCTTATGCCAATTAAGGTGTTGAACGCCGACGGTTATGGAGAAGAAGCAGACGCAGCCGAAGGCATAATCTGGGCTGTCGAGCACGGCGCCAAAGTTATCAATATGAGCATTGGCACATATTTGCACGTGCCAGCTTTGGAAGCTGCAGTGAATGAAGCGTGGGCCGCCGGATGTGTACTTACCGCTGCAAGTGGCAATGACGGCCTTGATGACCGAACTGACCCGCATTATCCCTCATACTATCCAGCGACAATCTCAGTGGGTGCAACCAATGAATATGATATGCGTTGCACAGCTGCTGACTGGGGCGAAGGTGGAAGCAACTATGGAGATTCACTCGATGTCATGGCGCCAGGGAGCTTCATAATTAGCAGTGTACCGTGGTGGTATTGGTCATGGTTGTTCGATGGCTACGAGATACTGAGTGGAACTTCAGCCTCAACGCCATTCGTTTCTGGCTTAGCCGCGCTCATATGGTCAGCGCACCCGGACTGGACAAACCAACAAGTGCGCGACCAAATTGAGCAAACCTGCGACGATATCGGCACAACAGGCTGGGATAGGTATACAGGTTGGGGAAGAATTAACGCATATCGGGCGCTCAGTGAGGCGTTTGAAACTTATTCAACCATCGGAGAGCTTTGGAACGCCGAAATTGGTGAGTTTGTCAAACTATCTGCAAAGCCCGTAACGGCAGGAACGGCACAGTTTGGGGACAGATTCTATATCGAGGAACCCGACCGATCGGCAGGAATAATGGTCTATTATGGTCAATCGGTAACCACACCAACGTCAATAGGCGACCTTGTGGAAGTTGCTGGCGAGCTTTATACAGCAAAGCCTGAGGATTTTCCAAACGGCGAATTAGCTATTATCAACCCACGCGTCACAATAGTAGGTAATGGAATAACAGTAGCTCCACTAGGTATTTCAAATAAAGATGTTGGAGGGCAGGAGCTGGGATATCGAGGCATAACGGGCGGAATTGGACTACCGAACACAGGGCTATTGGTAAAAACGTGGGGCAAAGTTACAAGCGTCGGCCGAAATTTCATATACATCGACGATGGATCTAATCTAGATGATGGTTCGGGCCTTACAGGACTGAAGGTTTACACAGCCGGGACGCCTTCCGTTAAAAGGAACGATTTTGTAAGCGTGACCGGCATCAGCACCATTGAAATTCCTGCGTATACTGAAATAAGAATCCCGGTAATTCGTGCCAGACAACCGGCTGATATAAAGAAGCTGAATTAA
- a CDS encoding gamma-glutamyl-gamma-aminobutyrate hydrolase family protein: protein MKKPVIGITTGTAKNSPPDDQLKDYQPYADAIRDAGGAPIFLCPSPYLDPQELHESLLQIDGLLLSGGRDVHPDNYNSRTEPGDEKLSTEELIAKYKMDCDPERDALELPLIRAAYLKGMPILGICRGFQVLNVALGGSLVKDVRTGLRHKSYTKEDEPEHKSGSSSSHDIQIREDSRLYEILGPDIKKVNSRHHQGVSAKEKSPRLVPVAFAPDGLIEGLEGLNHPWIIAVQWHPEKASDEYIYKPCKRLFKAFVIAAQEYAELP from the coding sequence ATGAAAAAACCTGTAATCGGAATTACAACTGGGACAGCCAAAAATTCACCGCCAGACGACCAGCTTAAGGATTACCAACCCTACGCTGATGCTATTCGAGATGCGGGAGGAGCGCCGATATTTCTCTGTCCCTCTCCATATCTCGACCCCCAAGAGCTCCATGAATCTCTGCTCCAAATTGACGGTCTCCTCCTGAGTGGCGGTCGGGACGTTCACCCCGATAATTATAATTCGCGGACCGAGCCAGGGGATGAAAAACTCTCAACGGAGGAATTGATTGCAAAATATAAAATGGACTGCGACCCCGAGCGCGATGCGCTTGAACTTCCGCTTATTCGTGCGGCCTACTTAAAGGGCATGCCTATTCTTGGGATATGCCGCGGCTTTCAGGTTTTGAATGTCGCACTTGGTGGCAGTTTAGTGAAAGATGTTCGCACTGGCCTAAGGCATAAATCATATACTAAAGAAGATGAGCCAGAGCATAAATCGGGTTCAAGTAGCTCACACGACATACAAATTCGCGAGGATAGTCGCTTATATGAAATTCTCGGGCCAGATATCAAGAAAGTAAACAGCCGCCATCATCAAGGAGTGTCCGCAAAGGAAAAATCGCCAAGGCTTGTGCCCGTTGCGTTCGCACCAGATGGACTTATCGAAGGACTTGAGGGATTGAACCATCCCTGGATAATAGCGGTCCAATGGCATCCAGAGAAAGCATCAGATGAATACATCTATAAGCCATGTAAACGTCTATTCAAAGCCTTTGTAATTGCCGCACAAGAGTATGCTGAATTGCCGTAA
- a CDS encoding GNAT family N-acetyltransferase yields the protein MAKKNFVMELMTLETERLVLRLIRENDAPALHRIMNDPEVTHNLLFPYPLPKEQLAIWIKSSIEGFSSREKYPMVIVLRESNEVIGVCAFYRVNWEHMNAELVYWLGKQHWGKGYMTEAVRRMLVFGFEELGFERIYAGCFTRNLASRRVLEKVGFLYEGLARHEFKKGDEFLDVFHFGLTRSEFFKEKYKTRV from the coding sequence TTGGCGAAGAAAAATTTTGTTATGGAATTGATGACGCTAGAGACCGAACGCCTAGTTCTGAGGCTAATTAGAGAAAATGACGCGCCTGCTTTGCATCGGATTATGAACGATCCGGAGGTTACCCATAATCTGCTATTCCCCTATCCTTTGCCAAAGGAGCAGTTGGCGATTTGGATAAAAAGCAGTATCGAGGGCTTTAGCAGTCGTGAGAAATACCCAATGGTTATCGTGTTAAGGGAATCTAATGAGGTGATTGGCGTTTGCGCCTTCTACCGAGTCAACTGGGAACATATGAATGCCGAACTTGTCTATTGGCTTGGCAAGCAACACTGGGGCAAAGGTTATATGACGGAGGCCGTCCGCAGAATGCTTGTGTTCGGTTTTGAAGAGCTAGGATTTGAGCGAATTTATGCAGGATGTTTTACAAGAAATCTTGCCTCTCGTCGTGTTCTGGAGAAGGTGGGATTCTTATACGAAGGACTTGCTAGACATGAATTCAAAAAGGGCGACGAGTTTCTTGATGTTTTTCATTTTGGCTTGACGCGTAGCGAATTTTTCAAAGAAAAATATAAAACTCGTGTTTAG
- a CDS encoding GNAT family N-acetyltransferase produces MSRSQLKMIIRDLSNLPPIEIPKGYELRTFKPGDEAAWAEIMNTGIGEWNEQSCREKLTGCPQFMPEGLFFVTYNGKPVGSACAWRPSETEWEKGSLHMVCVLPEHRSKGLGYLLSLAVLHFFRDHGFKEVELLTDDFRIPAIKTYLRLGFQPLYTDDTHPTRWKTILAQIGETK; encoded by the coding sequence ATGAGCCGCAGCCAGTTAAAAATGATTATTCGGGATTTAAGCAATCTGCCGCCAATCGAAATCCCCAAGGGTTACGAATTACGAACATTCAAGCCTGGAGATGAAGCCGCATGGGCAGAAATAATGAACACAGGAATTGGCGAATGGAATGAACAAAGCTGCCGTGAAAAGCTCACAGGGTGCCCGCAATTTATGCCAGAAGGATTGTTCTTCGTTACATACAACGGCAAGCCAGTGGGCTCAGCATGTGCATGGCGACCTTCTGAAACAGAGTGGGAAAAAGGTTCGCTTCACATGGTCTGTGTGCTGCCTGAGCACCGGTCGAAAGGTTTGGGATACTTATTGTCGCTAGCTGTGCTCCATTTCTTTCGGGACCACGGCTTTAAGGAAGTAGAACTGTTGACTGATGACTTTCGAATCCCGGCGATAAAGACCTATCTTCGACTTGGATTCCAGCCTCTATACACAGATGACACGCACCCAACTCGTTGGAAGACTATATTGGCTCAAATCGGCGAAACCAAATAA
- the hisS gene encoding histidine--tRNA ligase: MRYSAPRGTQDILPRESFRWQYIEAKFREVCSLYGYNELRTPTFEETELFTRSIGEHTDIVSKEMYTFLDRAGRSMTLRPEGTAPVVRAYIQHKLFGEMPVSKFYYIASIFRYERPQAGRFREHHQVGVEALGSLDPAIDAEVIALLMHYLSSLGLQDLELRINSIGCPGCRPEYREILQKAVQPFLVELCESCQIRFHANPLRMLDCKVPRCRELTVSVPNIVEHLCKECDEHLKTVLHYLDILGISYVLDPRLVRGFDYYTKTAFEVVSTYLGAQNAVGGGGRYDGLVAEMGGPPTPAVGFGSGIERTLMVMEAQGIEIPVADHPAVFVATVGDAPREAGIKLLADLRKAGISAETDYSGKSLKAQMKAADRAHVYLVIIIGEDELNRGKVKIRDMETKEETDVLLGDAVEQTRKMIESKRKSGGK, from the coding sequence ATGCGATATTCCGCGCCGCGGGGGACGCAGGACATTCTCCCGCGCGAAAGTTTTCGCTGGCAATACATCGAGGCTAAATTCCGAGAAGTCTGCAGCTTATATGGATATAATGAGCTACGCACTCCTACGTTCGAGGAAACGGAGCTTTTTACACGAAGCATAGGCGAGCATACAGACATTGTCAGTAAGGAGATGTATACCTTCCTTGACCGGGCTGGTCGAAGCATGACGCTAAGGCCGGAAGGCACGGCGCCAGTTGTGCGAGCGTATATTCAGCATAAACTTTTTGGCGAGATGCCGGTCTCGAAATTCTACTACATCGCCAGCATTTTTCGCTATGAGCGACCCCAAGCTGGAAGGTTTCGTGAGCACCACCAGGTTGGCGTGGAAGCCCTGGGCTCGCTTGACCCGGCAATTGATGCGGAGGTCATTGCATTGCTCATGCATTATTTGAGTTCGCTTGGCCTCCAAGATTTAGAGCTGAGAATTAACTCAATTGGTTGTCCGGGGTGCCGGCCTGAATACAGGGAGATTTTACAAAAGGCAGTTCAGCCTTTCCTTGTGGAATTGTGCGAAAGCTGTCAAATCAGATTCCATGCAAATCCCCTGAGGATGCTTGATTGCAAGGTGCCTCGTTGCCGAGAGCTAACCGTAAGCGTTCCAAATATCGTTGAGCATTTGTGCAAGGAATGCGATGAACACCTCAAAACCGTTCTGCACTACTTGGATATCCTTGGCATCAGCTATGTTTTGGATCCTAGATTAGTTCGAGGATTTGACTATTACACTAAAACTGCATTCGAAGTAGTGAGCACCTACCTTGGAGCGCAAAATGCTGTTGGAGGTGGCGGGCGATATGACGGTCTTGTTGCCGAAATGGGCGGCCCTCCAACTCCTGCTGTTGGTTTCGGCTCGGGAATCGAGCGAACACTTATGGTCATGGAAGCGCAAGGAATCGAAATACCAGTAGCCGATCATCCGGCGGTATTTGTGGCTACCGTTGGCGATGCCCCTCGTGAGGCGGGCATAAAACTCCTTGCAGACCTTCGGAAAGCTGGTATTTCGGCGGAGACTGATTACTCCGGCAAAAGTCTAAAGGCTCAAATGAAAGCCGCTGACCGTGCACACGTTTATTTGGTAATCATCATTGGTGAGGACGAATTGAATCGCGGCAAAGTGAAAATTCGGGATATGGAAACAAAAGAAGAAACTGATGTATTGCTAGGCGATGCAGTAGAGCAAACACGGAAGATGATTGAAAGCAAGCGAAAATCTGGTGGCAAATAG
- the aspS gene encoding aspartate--tRNA ligase, giving the protein MEWQRTHKCGELTAANIGEEVRLNGWVQRRRDHGGIIFIDLRDRWGIVQVVFDPQTAPQAHAEAETVRSEYVLSVHGTVRRRPEGTENPKLSTGEIEVAADNVFILNPAKTPPFQILDDVEVDELVRLKYRYLDLRRPIMQKKLILRHKVVKLIRDFLSERDFIEVETPILIKSTPEGARDYLVPSRLYPGHFYALPQSPQQLKQLLMVAGIERYFQIAKCFRDEDPRADRQPEFTQLDLEMSFVKQEDILEVIEALMIEIVEKLSDKKIIKPFPRLSYAETMEKYGCDKPDLRFGLELVDLSDLLKESQYQVFRGALDKGGQVKAVLGPGLAHYSRKEIDDLTNLAKGFGAKGLLTIQVTPDGIKSPSAKYLSENEMAGIVSRAGAKTGDLIMIVADQQPAVVAKALAGLRLEMGKRLGLQDPNLLYFVWVLDFPLLEWNDEEKRWDSSHHPFTSPNEEDIPLLDTDPGKVRSYAYDLVCNGAELASGSVRIHRRDVQEKVFNLLNISHEEQIARFGHMLEAFEYGAPPHAGIAPGIDRLVMLLLDEENIREVIAFPKTATAYDPMTGAPSPVTEEQLKELHIKLREGAVSKIRMT; this is encoded by the coding sequence ATGGAGTGGCAGCGTACGCATAAATGTGGCGAGTTAACAGCCGCAAATATTGGCGAGGAAGTTCGCCTAAATGGCTGGGTACAAAGAAGGCGCGACCACGGTGGCATCATTTTCATTGATTTGCGAGACCGATGGGGCATTGTGCAGGTGGTTTTCGACCCCCAGACTGCCCCTCAGGCCCATGCCGAAGCAGAAACAGTGCGCAGTGAATATGTATTAAGCGTTCACGGCACAGTGAGGCGCCGCCCTGAGGGAACAGAGAACCCAAAGCTTTCAACAGGGGAAATCGAAGTAGCCGCAGACAACGTATTTATACTCAATCCAGCCAAGACGCCACCATTCCAGATTCTAGACGATGTTGAGGTTGATGAACTTGTCCGTCTGAAATACCGGTATCTCGACCTCAGGCGGCCTATAATGCAAAAAAAGCTAATACTTCGCCATAAAGTCGTTAAGCTAATTCGCGATTTCCTAAGCGAGCGCGATTTCATCGAAGTCGAGACACCAATTCTAATCAAAAGCACGCCAGAAGGGGCGCGCGACTATCTTGTGCCAAGCCGACTCTACCCAGGTCATTTCTATGCGCTACCCCAGTCCCCCCAACAGCTCAAGCAGCTTCTGATGGTGGCTGGCATAGAGCGCTATTTCCAAATCGCAAAATGCTTCCGTGATGAAGACCCACGGGCAGACCGACAGCCGGAGTTCACCCAGCTTGACTTAGAGATGTCCTTTGTTAAGCAAGAGGATATCCTCGAAGTCATCGAGGCACTCATGATTGAAATTGTTGAGAAGCTTAGCGATAAAAAAATCATTAAGCCATTTCCAAGGCTTTCATATGCGGAAACAATGGAGAAATACGGTTGCGACAAGCCGGACCTCCGCTTTGGGCTTGAGCTTGTCGACCTTTCCGACTTGTTGAAAGAAAGCCAATATCAGGTTTTTCGGGGTGCTCTTGACAAGGGTGGGCAGGTAAAGGCAGTTTTAGGCCCAGGGCTCGCACATTATAGTCGCAAGGAAATTGATGACCTAACCAATCTCGCAAAGGGATTTGGTGCAAAGGGCCTCCTTACAATCCAGGTAACTCCAGATGGCATTAAATCGCCTAGCGCAAAATATCTAAGCGAGAATGAAATGGCTGGCATCGTGAGCCGCGCTGGCGCAAAGACTGGCGATCTCATAATGATTGTTGCCGACCAGCAGCCGGCGGTTGTGGCTAAGGCGCTTGCTGGCCTAAGGCTTGAAATGGGAAAGCGTTTGGGTCTCCAGGATCCAAACTTGCTATATTTCGTGTGGGTGCTCGATTTTCCACTTTTGGAATGGAATGATGAGGAAAAGCGGTGGGATTCTTCGCACCATCCGTTTACCTCTCCAAATGAGGAGGACATTCCGCTGTTGGACACCGACCCAGGGAAGGTGCGCTCATATGCTTATGACCTTGTATGCAACGGTGCAGAGTTAGCCAGCGGAAGCGTGAGAATTCATCGGCGAGATGTTCAAGAGAAAGTATTTAATTTGTTGAATATATCGCACGAAGAGCAAATTGCGCGGTTTGGGCATATGCTTGAGGCATTTGAGTATGGTGCGCCTCCTCATGCGGGAATAGCCCCTGGGATTGACCGCCTAGTTATGCTATTGCTCGATGAGGAAAATATTCGCGAAGTGATTGCTTTCCCGAAAACGGCGACGGCATACGACCCAATGACCGGCGCGCCATCTCCTGTAACCGAAGAGCAGCTTAAGGAACTCCATATTAAGCTACGAGAAGGTGCCGTTAGCAAAATTAGAATGACATAA